A window from Urocitellus parryii isolate mUroPar1 chromosome 1, mUroPar1.hap1, whole genome shotgun sequence encodes these proteins:
- the Vdac1 gene encoding non-selective voltage-gated ion channel VDAC1, with the protein MAVPPTYADLGKSARDVFTKGYGFGLIKLDLKTKSENGLEFTSSGSANTETTKVTGSLETKYRWTEYGLTFTEKWNTDNTLGTEITVEDQLARGLKLTFDSSFSPNTGKKNAKIKTGYKREHINLGCDVDFDIAGPSIRGALVLGYEGWLAGYQMNFETAKSRVTQSNFAVGYKTDEFQLHTNVNDGTEFGGSIYQKVNKKLETAVNLAWTAGNSNTRFGIAAKYQIDPDACFSAKVNNSSLIGLGYTQTLKPGIKLTLSALLDGKNVNAGGHKLGLGLEFQA; encoded by the exons ATGGCTGTGCCTCCCACGTATGCCGATCTTGGCAAATCTGCCAGGGATGTCTTCACCAAGGGCTATG gctTTGGATTAATCAAACTCGATTTGAAGACAAAATCTGAGAATGGATTG GAATTTACGAGCTCAGGCTCAGCCAACACAGAGACCACCAAAGTGACGGGCAGCCTGGAAACCAAGTACAGGTGGACTGAATATGGCCTGACGTTTACAGAGAAGTGGAACACTGACAACACACTAGGCACTGAGATCACTGTGGAAGATCAG cTTGCACGTGGACTGAAGCTGACCTTCGATTCATCCTTCTCACCTAACACTGG gaaaaaaaatgctaaaatcaaGACAGGGTACAAGCGGGAGCACATCAACCTGGGCTGCGACGTGGACTTTGACATTGCTGGGCCTTCAATCCGGGGCGCTCTGGTGCTGGGTTATgagggctggctggctggctacCAGATGAATTTTGAGACCGCAAAGTCCCGAGTGACCCAGAGCAACTTTGCAGTTGGCTACAAGACTGACGAATTCCAGCTTCACACTAATGT GAATGACGGGACAGAGTTTGGTGGCTCCATTTATCAGAAGGTGAACAAGAAATTGGAGACGGCTGTCAATCTCGCCTGGACAGCAGGAAACAGTAACACTCGCTTTGGAATAGCAGCGAAGTATCAGATTGACCCTGATGCCTGCTTCTCG GCCAAAGTGAACAACTCCAGCCTGATTGGTTTAGGATACACTCAGACCCTAAAGCCAG GTATCAAACTGACACTGTCAGCTCTGCTGGATGGCAAGAATGTCAATGCTGGTGGCCACAAGCTTGGTCTAGGACTGGAATTTCAAGCATAA